The sequence AGGGGCTGATGTAGTCGAGCCGCACGCCCTGCTGGGCGAAGTGATCGGTCACGTCGGCGACGTACTTGGCGAAGTCGCCCTCGTTCTCCGCCTTCAGCAGGCCGCCGCAGCTCTTCTGGTTGGTCGTCCACCGTGCGGGCGCGCTGTTCACGAAGCCGATCAGGTCCTCGACCCCGTATTCGGCCGCGTACTTGAGGAACCTCCGCCCGCCGTTGTCCTTGCTCCAGTCGTAGGTGCCGTCGGGGCCCAGGAAGTCCTCGGGGGCGCGGGCCGGGGTGGAGACCCCGGTGCCGCCACCGCCGATGTTGTAGCGGTACGAGCTGAGGTCCAGGCCCCGGGAGGAGAACAGCAGCCTGGCGACCCGGGCCTGGACGGCCGGCGAGAAGTGCTGGAGGTCGTTGACCCACCAGGCGCCGGAGGCACCGATGTCGTCGATGGTCTGGGCGGCGTGGGGGGAGACCTCGGCGGGGACGGGCGCGTCGGCGGCGCTCGCGGGCGGGGAGGTGAGCAGGGCCGCGGTGACAGCCAGTGCGGCCGAGGCTGCGGGCAGGAGGGATCTCCTGGTGCGGTGCTGAACCGTGCGGAGGTGAGACACGTGCATCCCTTCCGTCGTCATGAAGGCGGTGCGGTACGGCTCCTTGCCTGTGCGGTGGTGCGGGTCCGCTGCCCGACGGACTGCAGCGCCCCCTCCAGCGCGAACGTGGCCGCGCCGAGGGACACCGGGTCGGTGGGGATCGGGGAGAGGACGATCTCGGTGGCGGCCAGCGGCCGCCTGAGCGCGTGCCGGGCCACGGCCGCGCGCACCTCGCCGAGCAGCGGCTCGCCCAGCCGGGATGCCACCCAGCTGCTGAGCACGACCACTTCGGGGTTGAGGAGGTTGATCAGGTCGGAGATCCCGGCGCCCAGGTAACGGGAGGTGTCCTGGACCACCTTGAACGCCACCGGGTCGTTCGCGGCCACCGCCCGGGCCAGCGCGTCGATGGTGGCCGTCTGGTCCCCGGGGTGCAACAGCGGGGACAGCGGGCTCAGTTCGCGCAGGTTCTGCATGATGCCGGGCGCGCCGACATACGTCTCCACGCAGCCGTGGTTGCCGCAGTGGCACAGCCGCCCGTCCAGCACGAGCGTGGTGTGGCCCCACTCGCCGGCGCTGTTGCTCACCCCTCGGTGCAGCCCGCCGCCGAGCGCGAGTCCGGCGCCGACACCCGTGCCGAGGTTCACCACCACGGCGTCCCCGCGGCCGCGCGCCGCCCCGAACCACAGCTCGGCCACCGCGCAGGCGCGCAGCGGATTGTCCAGGTGCAGGGGATACGCGATGTGTTCGGCGAGCAGGTCGAGCAGCGGAACGTCGTGCCAGTTCCAGTTGGGCGCGTATTCGGCGACGCCGGTGTCCCGGTCCACCTGGCCCGGCACGCTCACCCCGACGCCGAGCACCCGGGCCGACTCGACACCGGCCTGGGCGACCACCGAGCCGACGGCGGCGGCGACATGGCCGACCACCTGTTCCGGGCGGCTCTCGCCGGGCCGCATGTCCTCGTCGGCGCGGGCCAGCACGTTCAGCGCCAGGTCGAACAGCTCGACATGGACATACGTCTCCGCGATGTCGACACCTATCAACGCGCCCCCCGACGCGTTGACGGCGACCAGCCCGCGGGGGCGGCCCCCGGCGGAGTCCTCGAAACCGACCTCGGTGATCATGCGCAGGTCCAGCAGTTCACCGACGAGCGTGGCGACCGTGGCCAGGCTCAGCCCGGTGGCCGCCGCGAGCTCCTGCCGGGAGGTGGGAGACTCGGCGATGATCTGGCGCAGCACCTCGTAGCGGTTCGCGGTGCGGATGTCGCGTGATGTGCGCTTCACGGAGCTGCCCCTCCCGTCCCGTCCGGCCGGCCGGGGCGGGATCGGCTCCGGCGCGGCGCCAGGTTATGGGCCGACAAGGGCTTTCGACAAGGGGTTAGGAAAGGGGGTGGAGAAAGTGCCGCCCCCCGGCGACCGTCAGTCTCCGAGCACGCCCCGTACGAAGGCGTTGGCGAACGTGCCTGCGGGGTCGAGGGTTTCGGCCAGGGCGCGGAAATCGGCCAGACGGGGATACCGTCCACGCAGGACCGCCGGCGGGACGGCGAACACCTTTCCCCAGTGCGGGCGCGGATCGAAGGCGTCCAGTGCCTCCTCCACCCGGCGCACCACCGGCAGCACGGCCGCCGTGTCCTCGATCCAGGTGAAGTGCAGGGTCACCGAGTCGCGGCCGTGGGCCGGGCCGAGCCACTGCGGGTCGGCGGCGACCGCGCGCACCTCGCAGACCAGCAGGACGCCGGCGACCGTGGACCGGATCCGGTCGAGCGCGCACAGCGCGTCGAGCGCGGCCGGCCTCGGCAGCAGATACTCCGACTGCAGCTCCGCGCCGCTGCTGGGGGTGAACTCCGCCCGGAAGTGCGGCAGCCGCTCGTGCCAGGGCCCCGGCACCCCGAACTGCTCCGTACAGTTGACCGTCGGCATCCCCGGCACGGGGTGCAGCGCCTTGGTCGCGGGCGGGGCCCAGGGAAAGTCCACCGGTGCCTGGTCGGTGCGGCGCTTGACCCACACCTGCCGGAAGCCCGGCTCCCGCCAGTCGGTGAACAGGCTCACGCTGTACGCCGACGCCGCCACCGCCTCGTAGTCCAGCCCGGCGAGCGGCAGCTCGGTGAACACGTGCTGCTCGACCTCGTACGACGGCTCCAGGTCCAGGGTGAGCGCGGTGACGACGCCGAGCGCACCGAGCGAGGTCACCGCACCGTCGAAGCGGGCGTCGCCCCGGCCGATCGGCACCGTGGAACCGTCCGCCGTGACCAGCTCCACCTCCCGTACCGCCGCGGCCAGCGGTCCGTTGCCGACGCCCGAGCCATGGGTGCCGGTCGCCACCGAGCCGGCCACCGAAATGTGCGGCAGCGAGGCCATGTTGGGCAGCGCGAGGCCATGCGCGTGGACCGCGCGGGCGAGCTCCGCGTACCGGACGCCGCCCGAGACGCGCACCGTACGGGCCGCGCCGTCCACGTCGATGACCGGGGGCAGACCGGCGATCGACACGAGCACTCCGTCGGCGCCGGGGTCGGCGATCCGGTTGAAGGAGTGGCCGCTGCCCAGTACCCGTACCTTCGCGCTGCCGGCCACCAGGGCTCGGAGCGCGTCCAGCGTGTCCGGGCGGTGGAACTCCCTGGCCGTGTAGGTGATGTTGCGCGCCCAGTTGGCGACCGTCTGCGCCGGCTCCGTCATTCCCGTCGTCCCTCCGAGTGCGTGTCCGTTGACCCTCTCATTCACCGAGACCTACCGTAGAAACCGTTTGCCACCCGCGCGTCACCGAGCCGGAAGGCCACGTCCTTGCCCGAGCGCCTCCAGGCACTGTTCGCCATGACGGCCCAGAACGTGCCGCACATCTTCCCGCCGGAGCTGCTCGCCCGGCTGCGCGAGCACGTGGAAATCGATCCCGCTCTGGTGGCGCACGACTTCACCGAGCCCCGGGTGCGGCGGACGCTCGCCCGCACCGAGGTCCTGATCACCGGCTGGGGCTGCCCCCGTCTGGACGCCGACGTGCTGGACGCGGCCCCGCGACTGCGCGCGGTGCTGCACGCGGCCGGCTCGGTCAAGGGCTTCACCACCCCCGAGGTCTGGCGGCGCGGCATCGCCGTCTCCTCGGCCGCCGCCGCCAACGCCCTGCCCGTCGCCGAATACACCTTGGCCGTGATCCTGCTCGCCGGAAAGGACGTCTTCGCCTCCCGCGACCAGCTGCGCACCCGCCGCACCTTCCCGTACGGCGGCATCGTCCCCGGCATCGGCAACCACGGCCGCCGCGTCGGCGTCGTGGGCGCCTCCCGCATCGGCCGCCGTCTGATCGAACTGCTCCGGCCCCACGACCTGCGGGTGAGCCTCACCGACCCGTACGTCGAGCAGGCCGAGGCCGCACGGCTCGGTGTGCCCCTGCTGCCCCTCGACGACCTGCTGCGCACCTCGGACATCGTCACCCTGCACGCCCCGCACACCGCCGAGACCCGGCACCTGATCGGCGCCCGCGAACTCGCCCTGATGCCGGCCGGATCCGTGCTGATCAACACCGCGCGCGGCGCCCTGGTCGACCACGACGCGCTGATCGGGGAACTGCGCACCGGGCGCCTGAACGCCGTCCTCGACGTCACCGACCCCGAGCCGCTGCCCGCCGACTCACCCCTGTTCGACCTGCCCAACGCCTTCGTGACCCCGCATCTCGCCGGTTCCCAGGGCAACGAGCTGGCCCGGCTGGGGCGGACGGTGGTGGAGGAGGCGGGCCGGCTGGCGACGGGCGACGCGCTGCTGCACGCCGTCGACCACGCGGCGCTGGAACGGGCCGCGTGACGGCGGATCCCGCGCGGACGGCCGTACCCGCCGTGCGGCCGCCCTCGAAGGGCGACCCGAACACACGACGGAGGCGGGCCGAGCGGTGGCGAAGAGGGCCCGGCCCGGTACGGGACCGGGCGCCTCGACCGCGCGGGACGTCGCCGCGCGCCGGAGTCCGGGCGACGGCGGTCTCCCGGGTGCCGGGCGGCACCCACTCGCCGCGACCGACAGGATCGCCTCCGGCGTGATGCGGGCCCCGCGCGAGGCGGGCCGCCGCATCCCGGACGACGCGGCGGTGGCGGCCTGCGACGACATCCCGGTCGCCCGTGACGTCCGTCCCGCCCTCACCACGGTCCACGTCCCGCGGGAGGAACCGGGCCGCGCCGCCGTCCGTCTCGCCCTCCGCCGCGCCGCACCTCCCGACAGCCGGCACCTGGTGCTGGGCACGCGCGTGGTGCTGCGGGACTCCACGCGGAGCGAAGTGAACGGGCTCCCGCGCACGGCGTGACCGCCCGGCCGCCCTCGCTAAGGACGCAGTCGCGGGGAAAGGTGCGCGGACAGCGCGCGGAGAAAATCCGGCGCGTCGAAGATCTCGCCCGCGGAGGCGACGCCGACCGTCTCGGTCCGTCCCGTCAGGATGCGGTCGACCGCTTCCACCGCGAGCGGCGCGGTGACGGCGTAGATGTCCCGGCCGCCGGCCACCGCACGCCGTTGCCTGCCGCCGCGGCGCACGACGGCGTCCACGAGGAAGGTCTGCGCGGACCGCCCGGACTCGTCGGCGGGGGTCGGCGCCGGTGTGTCCGGGGCCGTCACCTCCTTGGCCGCCTCGACGGTCATGTAGGTGCGCACGTCGGGGATGGGCAGATGGCTGGGCACGGTGACCACGTCGGCCATCGTGAACTCCCCGATGACGGCTCGAGGGCCCAGCGGGGCGGGGAAGGGCCACTCGAGGGCCGGCGGGCCGTCCTCGCGGTACTCCAGCCGCCCGTTCGTATGGACGATGCGCCGGGCGCCCCGTCGCTCGCGGGTGACCGCGCTGGTCGCTCGCGACCCGGCGGTGGGGTGCCAACTGCTCAGCGCGTACGCGATGTGCGCCTCGTCGGCCGCCGTCCAGTCGCCCATCGCGGCCGTGACCAGCAGATCGCCGAGTCCGCCGTAGAAGGCCATCGCGGGCACGATCACCGCTCCCGCCGCGCGGGCGCGGTCCGAGAAGCGTGTGAACGTGTCGACATTGGCCTCGATCTCGGCCGCCACATCCACATACGGGATCCCCGCGCGCAGTGCCGCCTCGATCACGGGGGCGGCCGTCGCGGCGAAGGGCCCGGCACAGTTGATCACGGCCGCGCTACCGTCCAGCGCCCGGTCCAGCGAGGCCGGATCGTCGACCGACGCCGGACGGACGTCCGATCCGGGACCGGTCGCCGCCAGCACCTTCAGCCGGTCGGCGTCCCGTCCGGAGAGCACCGGGACGAACCCGCGCTCCCGCAGTTCCGCCACCACGAACCGGCCTGTGTGCCCGTACGCGCCGAACACGGCCACCGTCTGCCTCGAACCCATGGTTCCCCCGTCGTCAAATGACTTGCCGCTGTCTGTCGTTGACATCCTGACGACGACGGATGCCCCGCACGAGTGTCCGGAACGACATGACCCGTACAATTCCGGACGTGAACACCGTCGCGCTCGCCGTCACCGACGGGATGCTGCACTTCGAACTGTCCATGGCGTACGAGGTCTTCGGCACCGCTCCGGCCGGCCTGACGGAGCCCTGGTACGACCTCGCCGTCTGCGGCCCGGCCGCCGTGCGGGCCGGTCTGTTCCGGCTGGAGCCCGACCACGGTCTCGACGGGCTCGTGCGCGCCGGCACCGTGATCGTCCCGGGCTGGGCCGACGTCGACACGGACCCGCCCGCCGACCTGGTCGACGCGGTGCGCGCGGCCCACGAGGCGGGTGCCCGGGTGGCCTCCCTGTGCACGGGCGCGTTCGTGCTGGCCGCCGCCGGCCTGCTGGACGGCAGGCGCGCCACCACGCACTGGGCGCACACCAGGGACCTGGCCGACCGCTATCCCCGAATCGAGGTGGACCCGGACGTCCTCTACGTGGACAACGGCAGCGTGCTCACCTCCGCCGGCAAGGCCGCCGCCCTGGACCTGTGCCTGCACCTCGTCCGCCGCGACCGCGGCTCGTCGATCGCCAATGCCGTCGCCCGCCGCCTGGTCGTGCCGCCGCACCGGGACGGCGGCCAGGCCCAGTTCGTCACCACCCCGGTGCCCGCCCCGGGCCATCACCCGCTCGCCGCGCTGCTGCCCTGGGTGCTCGCCCGCCTCGACCAGCCGCTGACCGTGGAGGACCTGGCCCGCCAGGCGCGGATGAGCTCGCGCCACCTGGGCCGCCACTTCAGGTCGGCGACCGGTACCACCCCGCTGCAGTGGCTGCTGACCCAGCGGATCCGACGCGCCCAGGAGCTGCTGGAGACCACCGGCGACAGCGTCGACTCCATCGCGACGGCCACCGGCATGGGCACCGCCACCACACTGCGCCGGCACTTCAACCGCACGGTCGGCGTCCCGCCGGACACCTACCGCCGCACCTTCCGCGCGCGCACCCTCCCCGGCCGGAATGATTGACCCGCCGGGATGCGGATTTCGTTGATAAATGGTCGATCGATGGAGTGTTTCGGCAAACAGATAGCCTTCTGGATGCGCTTTCAGTAGATTTACCGCTCATGACCTCACGGCCCCTCCCCGCCCAGCTCCCCCGGACCGACCTCACCCGGCACCGCCGCCTGCGCGAGCAGGGCAGTCTGGAGCGCGCCGATCTCGACGCGATCCTGGACGCCGGGTTCGTCTGTCACCTGGGGGTGGTGGTCGAGGGGCGGCCGCTGGTCGTGCCCACCGTGTACGGGCGGGACGAGCGGCACCTGTACCTCCACGGTTCCGTGGCCAGCCGCAGTCTCGCGGGCGGCACCCCCGTCTGCGTCACCGTCACCCACGTGGACGGCCTGGTCCTCGCCCGCTCCGTCTTCGAGCACGGGGTCAACTACCGCAGCGCCGTGATCCACGGCGAGGCCCGCAAGGTCACCGACCCCGACGAGAAGCTGGAGGGGCTGCGCCGGCTCACCGAGCACGCGACGCCCGGTCAGTGGTCGTACGCCCGGCGGCCCAGCCGCAAGGAGCTCGCCGCCACCACCCTCCTCGCCCTCTCCCTGGAAGAGGCCTCGGTCAAGATCCGCACCGGTGCCCCCGACGACGGCGACGGACCCGACGCCGAACTGGGTCTGTGGGCCGGGACCCTGCCGCTGACCGCGGTCTGGGGCGCCCCCGTGGCCGACCCGCTGCTGCCCGCCGACGTCCCCGTTCCGGGACACATCGCGCGGCGCGAGGGGACCCGGCACGGCTGACGCTCGGGCGGGGGCATACGGTGAGGAGC is a genomic window of Streptomyces griseochromogenes containing:
- a CDS encoding substrate-binding domain-containing protein is translated as MAKRARPGTGPGASTARDVAARRSPGDGGLPGAGRHPLAATDRIASGVMRAPREAGRRIPDDAAVAACDDIPVARDVRPALTTVHVPREEPGRAAVRLALRRAAPPDSRHLVLGTRVVLRDSTRSEVNGLPRTA
- a CDS encoding FAD-binding protein, producing MTEPAQTVANWARNITYTAREFHRPDTLDALRALVAGSAKVRVLGSGHSFNRIADPGADGVLVSIAGLPPVIDVDGAARTVRVSGGVRYAELARAVHAHGLALPNMASLPHISVAGSVATGTHGSGVGNGPLAAAVREVELVTADGSTVPIGRGDARFDGAVTSLGALGVVTALTLDLEPSYEVEQHVFTELPLAGLDYEAVAASAYSVSLFTDWREPGFRQVWVKRRTDQAPVDFPWAPPATKALHPVPGMPTVNCTEQFGVPGPWHERLPHFRAEFTPSSGAELQSEYLLPRPAALDALCALDRIRSTVAGVLLVCEVRAVAADPQWLGPAHGRDSVTLHFTWIEDTAAVLPVVRRVEEALDAFDPRPHWGKVFAVPPAVLRGRYPRLADFRALAETLDPAGTFANAFVRGVLGD
- a CDS encoding pyridoxamine 5'-phosphate oxidase family protein, which produces MTSRPLPAQLPRTDLTRHRRLREQGSLERADLDAILDAGFVCHLGVVVEGRPLVVPTVYGRDERHLYLHGSVASRSLAGGTPVCVTVTHVDGLVLARSVFEHGVNYRSAVIHGEARKVTDPDEKLEGLRRLTEHATPGQWSYARRPSRKELAATTLLALSLEEASVKIRTGAPDDGDGPDAELGLWAGTLPLTAVWGAPVADPLLPADVPVPGHIARREGTRHG
- a CDS encoding helix-turn-helix domain-containing protein; translated protein: MNTVALAVTDGMLHFELSMAYEVFGTAPAGLTEPWYDLAVCGPAAVRAGLFRLEPDHGLDGLVRAGTVIVPGWADVDTDPPADLVDAVRAAHEAGARVASLCTGAFVLAAAGLLDGRRATTHWAHTRDLADRYPRIEVDPDVLYVDNGSVLTSAGKAAALDLCLHLVRRDRGSSIANAVARRLVVPPHRDGGQAQFVTTPVPAPGHHPLAALLPWVLARLDQPLTVEDLARQARMSSRHLGRHFRSATGTTPLQWLLTQRIRRAQELLETTGDSVDSIATATGMGTATTLRRHFNRTVGVPPDTYRRTFRARTLPGRND
- a CDS encoding saccharopine dehydrogenase family protein, producing the protein MGSRQTVAVFGAYGHTGRFVVAELRERGFVPVLSGRDADRLKVLAATGPGSDVRPASVDDPASLDRALDGSAAVINCAGPFAATAAPVIEAALRAGIPYVDVAAEIEANVDTFTRFSDRARAAGAVIVPAMAFYGGLGDLLVTAAMGDWTAADEAHIAYALSSWHPTAGSRATSAVTRERRGARRIVHTNGRLEYREDGPPALEWPFPAPLGPRAVIGEFTMADVVTVPSHLPIPDVRTYMTVEAAKEVTAPDTPAPTPADESGRSAQTFLVDAVVRRGGRQRRAVAGGRDIYAVTAPLAVEAVDRILTGRTETVGVASAGEIFDAPDFLRALSAHLSPRLRP
- a CDS encoding hydroxyacid dehydrogenase → MPERLQALFAMTAQNVPHIFPPELLARLREHVEIDPALVAHDFTEPRVRRTLARTEVLITGWGCPRLDADVLDAAPRLRAVLHAAGSVKGFTTPEVWRRGIAVSSAAAANALPVAEYTLAVILLAGKDVFASRDQLRTRRTFPYGGIVPGIGNHGRRVGVVGASRIGRRLIELLRPHDLRVSLTDPYVEQAEAARLGVPLLPLDDLLRTSDIVTLHAPHTAETRHLIGARELALMPAGSVLINTARGALVDHDALIGELRTGRLNAVLDVTDPEPLPADSPLFDLPNAFVTPHLAGSQGNELARLGRTVVEEAGRLATGDALLHAVDHAALERAA
- a CDS encoding ROK family transcriptional regulator; the protein is MKRTSRDIRTANRYEVLRQIIAESPTSRQELAAATGLSLATVATLVGELLDLRMITEVGFEDSAGGRPRGLVAVNASGGALIGVDIAETYVHVELFDLALNVLARADEDMRPGESRPEQVVGHVAAAVGSVVAQAGVESARVLGVGVSVPGQVDRDTGVAEYAPNWNWHDVPLLDLLAEHIAYPLHLDNPLRACAVAELWFGAARGRGDAVVVNLGTGVGAGLALGGGLHRGVSNSAGEWGHTTLVLDGRLCHCGNHGCVETYVGAPGIMQNLRELSPLSPLLHPGDQTATIDALARAVAANDPVAFKVVQDTSRYLGAGISDLINLLNPEVVVLSSWVASRLGEPLLGEVRAAVARHALRRPLAATEIVLSPIPTDPVSLGAATFALEGALQSVGQRTRTTAQARSRTAPPS